From the Salinimicrobium tongyeongense genome, one window contains:
- the aceB gene encoding malate synthase A: MKTKELKAGNLEFSKDVKNYYPEILSDGALNFLTALHEKFNPERLSLLEKRVARQKVFDKGTLPQFPPETKSIREEDWRAGSIPADLQDRRVEITGPVDRKMVINALNSGARTFMADLEDSTSPTWQNVIEGQQNLIDANNRTISLLDPESGKSYNLNPETAVLLVRPRGLHLDEKHILINGEQASGSLVDFGLYVYHNTQILLKNNTAPYFYLPKLEHYTEARWWNKVFNFAQDYLEVPTGTFKATVLIETITASFQLDEIIYELKDHIVGLNCGRWDYIFSYIKKFRNHPQYVVPNRDQVSMTTPFMEAYSKLVIQRCHKRGIHAIGGMAAQIPIKNNEEANAAAIEKVRKDKEREVKNGHDGTWVAHPALVEVARAEFDKHMPGPNQLHVTRDDVHISEEDLVEIPRGSITEAGIRKNINVGILYTEAWLRGYGAVALYNLMEDAATAEISRTQLWQWLKHEVVLEDGRKFNTELYKTLLQNESDKIMAEAESNAVEGNRYELAISLFDKLVLSERFEEFLTLPAYQYI, translated from the coding sequence ATGAAAACCAAAGAATTAAAAGCAGGTAATTTAGAATTTTCAAAAGATGTAAAAAATTATTACCCTGAAATCCTTTCAGACGGGGCTTTGAATTTTCTAACTGCATTACACGAAAAGTTTAATCCAGAAAGACTTTCCTTGCTGGAAAAGCGTGTAGCACGGCAAAAGGTTTTCGATAAAGGTACCTTGCCTCAGTTCCCACCCGAGACCAAATCCATAAGGGAAGAAGACTGGCGGGCAGGCAGTATTCCTGCCGATCTGCAAGACAGGCGGGTGGAGATCACGGGACCTGTAGATAGAAAAATGGTGATCAATGCATTGAATTCGGGAGCCAGAACATTTATGGCAGACCTGGAAGACAGTACCTCGCCTACCTGGCAAAACGTGATTGAAGGCCAGCAAAACCTGATTGATGCCAATAACAGGACCATTTCCCTTTTAGATCCAGAGAGCGGAAAATCTTATAATCTCAATCCTGAAACCGCGGTTTTACTGGTGCGGCCACGAGGTCTGCACCTTGACGAAAAACATATATTGATCAATGGGGAACAAGCTTCAGGCAGCCTCGTGGATTTTGGTCTGTACGTTTATCATAACACTCAAATTTTGCTGAAGAACAATACCGCGCCCTACTTCTACCTTCCGAAGTTAGAGCATTACACCGAAGCCCGCTGGTGGAATAAGGTATTCAACTTTGCACAGGATTATCTGGAAGTGCCAACAGGAACTTTTAAGGCCACCGTGCTCATCGAAACTATTACTGCAAGTTTTCAGCTAGACGAAATCATCTATGAACTCAAAGATCATATCGTGGGCCTAAATTGCGGCCGTTGGGATTACATTTTTTCGTACATCAAGAAATTCAGGAACCACCCGCAATATGTGGTGCCAAACCGCGACCAGGTGAGCATGACCACACCTTTTATGGAAGCTTATTCAAAGCTGGTGATCCAGCGTTGCCATAAACGGGGCATTCATGCCATTGGTGGTATGGCCGCTCAGATTCCTATTAAAAATAATGAGGAAGCCAATGCAGCTGCCATAGAAAAAGTGAGAAAAGATAAAGAGCGCGAAGTGAAAAACGGGCATGACGGCACCTGGGTTGCGCATCCGGCGTTGGTAGAAGTGGCCAGGGCGGAGTTCGATAAACACATGCCGGGGCCAAATCAACTGCACGTGACTCGTGATGATGTGCATATTTCTGAAGAAGACCTGGTAGAGATACCCAGGGGTAGCATTACCGAAGCCGGGATTAGAAAGAACATCAACGTGGGAATTCTTTATACTGAAGCCTGGCTGCGGGGTTATGGTGCGGTGGCACTTTACAACCTAATGGAAGATGCCGCTACTGCCGAAATCTCAAGAACGCAGCTGTGGCAATGGCTAAAGCACGAAGTTGTGCTGGAAGACGGGCGTAAATTCAATACTGAATTGTACAAAACGCTACTACAAAATGAATCTGATAAAATCATGGCAGAAGCAGAAAGCAACGCTGTTGAAGGCAACCGGTATGAGCTGGCTATCAGCCTTTTTGATAAGCTGGTGCTTTCAGAAAGATTTGAAGAGTTCCTCACGCTTCCGGCTTACCAGTACATTTAA
- a CDS encoding helix-turn-helix domain-containing protein → MEEEYIKLIFGLKLKQIRTEKNLSLFGLSKLSGLSKSYLNEIENGKKYPKPDKIALLSDKLEVPYDQMVSLRLDKNLAPIGELLQSKILKEIPLELFGIKESNLIDIVANAPTKVTAFISTIIEIAHHYSFSKESFFLAAVRSFQEANNNYFEDLEQQVLKFAKAYQVDLNRFLGSKVLEEILVEEYGYVINENELSKNEALGNLRSVFVPQTKTLLLANGIDEAQRTFIFAKEIAYNYLEITDRLHTFPWIKFQRFDQVLNNFYASYFAGALIIPKEDLSSQLENFFEKERFDATHFLQMLEGFNASPESFYQRLTNILPKSFNIKNLFFLRFTHKEGSEKFFLNKELHLTHHHSPRANETNEHYCRRWVSLKGLKEISKSGKDHEFGLQVSHYPSHGTTYLVLSSATKDPFRNNQYRSISIGLLINKQLERKVNFLGDKAIPWRDVGVTCERCGIIDCEVRQAPAIVLDKEAKNKKIEKIVEELNFRFQS, encoded by the coding sequence ATGGAAGAAGAGTATATCAAGCTCATTTTTGGACTGAAGCTAAAGCAGATAAGGACCGAGAAGAATTTGTCTTTATTTGGTTTATCCAAACTTTCGGGCTTATCTAAATCATATCTCAACGAAATTGAGAATGGAAAAAAATATCCCAAACCCGATAAAATAGCCTTACTCTCAGATAAACTGGAAGTTCCTTACGACCAAATGGTCTCCCTAAGGCTTGACAAGAATTTAGCTCCCATTGGAGAATTACTGCAATCGAAGATCCTGAAGGAAATTCCGCTGGAACTTTTCGGCATCAAAGAAAGCAACCTTATTGATATCGTCGCCAACGCCCCTACAAAGGTAACTGCGTTTATAAGTACCATCATTGAAATTGCTCATCATTACAGCTTTAGCAAGGAGAGCTTTTTCCTGGCTGCCGTGCGTTCATTCCAGGAAGCCAATAACAATTATTTCGAGGACCTGGAACAGCAGGTGTTGAAATTTGCAAAAGCTTACCAGGTAGACCTCAACAGGTTTTTAGGATCAAAAGTTTTGGAAGAGATCCTGGTAGAAGAGTACGGCTACGTAATTAATGAAAATGAACTGAGTAAAAATGAGGCTTTAGGTAATCTGCGATCAGTTTTTGTACCTCAAACCAAAACGCTGCTGCTGGCAAACGGAATTGACGAAGCCCAACGCACCTTTATCTTTGCCAAAGAAATAGCCTATAATTACCTCGAAATAACCGACAGGCTGCACACTTTTCCGTGGATAAAGTTCCAGAGGTTTGACCAGGTACTCAACAACTTCTACGCATCTTATTTTGCCGGGGCCTTAATAATTCCGAAAGAGGACCTGAGTTCACAACTGGAGAACTTTTTTGAAAAAGAGAGATTTGATGCAACTCATTTCCTGCAAATGCTGGAAGGTTTTAACGCTTCCCCGGAATCTTTTTATCAGCGGCTAACCAATATTTTACCTAAGTCTTTTAATATTAAAAACTTGTTCTTCCTGCGGTTCACTCATAAAGAAGGCAGTGAAAAATTCTTCCTAAATAAGGAGCTCCATTTAACCCATCACCATTCCCCCCGGGCCAATGAGACCAATGAGCATTATTGCAGAAGGTGGGTGTCGCTGAAGGGGTTAAAAGAAATAAGTAAAAGCGGAAAGGATCATGAATTCGGGTTGCAGGTCTCTCATTACCCAAGCCATGGAACTACTTACCTGGTTCTCTCCTCTGCCACTAAAGACCCTTTCAGGAATAACCAGTATCGAAGCATAAGTATTGGCCTGCTCATCAATAAACAACTGGAGCGAAAAGTGAACTTTTTAGGAGATAAAGCGATCCCGTGGCGGGATGTGGGCGTCACCTGTGAGCGCTGCGGAATTATAGATTGCGAGGTGAGGCAGGCCCCGGCAATTGTTCTGGATAAAGAAGCCAAAAACAAAAAAATTGAAAAGATCGTGGAGGAATTAAACTTCCGGTTCCAATCCTGA
- a CDS encoding iron-containing alcohol dehydrogenase, whose translation MRNFDFKNPTKILFGKGQIKKLQEELPKNAKILMLYGGGSIKKNGIYEQVKEALKGFEVMEFGGIPANPEYEVLMKALKLIKEENITFLLAVGGGSVIDGTKFLASAALYEGGEPWEIPAQKIRTSKAMPFGTVLTLPATGSEMNSSAVITREETQEKLGMGGPGLFPLFSILDPEVIKSIPSRQIANGITDAFTHVLEQYMTYPSGAYLQDRFAESIMQTLIEVGPKVLNDPSDYTAASNFMWSCTMALNGLIQKGVPTDWAVHAMGHELTALFGIDHARTLAIIAPSHYRFNFEAKKEKLAQYAERVWNITEGTLEEKAAAAIDRTEEFFNQMGIATQLSSYTKDYEGTAEKINKRFVERGWTGLGEHQSLTPANVEEIVKMAY comes from the coding sequence ATGAGAAATTTTGATTTTAAGAACCCAACGAAAATTCTCTTCGGAAAAGGGCAGATAAAAAAACTGCAAGAAGAACTTCCCAAAAATGCCAAAATCCTCATGCTTTATGGCGGCGGAAGCATTAAGAAAAATGGCATTTATGAGCAGGTAAAAGAGGCCCTTAAGGGTTTTGAAGTTATGGAATTTGGCGGTATCCCGGCCAATCCCGAATACGAAGTGCTCATGAAGGCCCTGAAGCTGATAAAGGAAGAGAATATCACGTTCCTGCTGGCTGTGGGAGGAGGATCGGTCATAGACGGTACCAAATTCCTAGCCTCAGCGGCCCTCTATGAAGGAGGAGAGCCATGGGAAATACCGGCGCAAAAGATACGTACCAGCAAAGCCATGCCTTTTGGGACTGTGCTTACCTTGCCTGCCACGGGTTCAGAAATGAATTCTAGCGCTGTGATCACCCGGGAAGAAACTCAGGAGAAACTTGGAATGGGCGGTCCGGGCTTATTTCCTTTGTTCTCTATTCTCGATCCGGAGGTGATAAAGTCAATTCCGTCACGCCAGATAGCCAACGGCATTACTGATGCCTTTACGCACGTGCTCGAGCAGTATATGACCTATCCCAGCGGCGCATATTTGCAGGACAGGTTTGCCGAAAGCATCATGCAGACGCTTATTGAAGTTGGGCCAAAAGTTTTAAATGATCCTTCAGATTATACTGCGGCGTCAAATTTCATGTGGAGCTGTACCATGGCCCTCAACGGACTCATTCAAAAAGGAGTGCCTACAGACTGGGCGGTGCATGCAATGGGGCATGAGCTTACAGCCCTCTTCGGAATTGACCACGCCCGCACCCTGGCAATAATTGCACCGAGCCATTACAGGTTTAACTTTGAAGCTAAAAAAGAGAAACTGGCGCAGTATGCCGAAAGGGTATGGAATATCACAGAGGGTACTTTAGAAGAGAAAGCTGCGGCCGCAATAGACAGGACCGAAGAATTCTTTAACCAGATGGGGATAGCTACCCAATTGTCCAGTTACACCAAAGATTACGAAGGTACTGCCGAGAAGATCAACAAGCGCTTTGTCGAAAGAGGCTGGACAGGCCTGGGAGAACACCAATCCCTCACCCCCGCAAATGTAGAAGAGATCGTAAAAATGGCGTACTAA
- a CDS encoding nitroreductase family protein gives MELLDKLNWRYATKAMNGEKVPQEKIDAILEAASLAPTSSGLQPFEILVITNPELKEKIKAIAWNQSVVTDCSHLLVFAAWDTYTEDRINKVFDLTNEVRGFKNEGYENYRQKLLSHYPQREAAENFNHAARQAYIAFSQAIAAAAFEGVDSTPMEGFDEAALDEILNLGEKGLKSCVMLPLGYRDPENDWLAGLVKVRKHKEDLITVID, from the coding sequence ATGGAATTACTAGATAAACTCAACTGGCGCTATGCCACCAAAGCAATGAACGGCGAGAAAGTGCCACAGGAAAAGATCGATGCTATTTTAGAAGCGGCTTCGTTGGCCCCAACTTCCAGCGGATTGCAGCCTTTCGAGATTTTGGTGATCACCAACCCCGAGTTAAAGGAAAAGATAAAAGCCATCGCCTGGAACCAGTCGGTAGTGACCGATTGTTCACACCTGCTGGTTTTTGCGGCCTGGGATACTTATACCGAAGACCGTATCAATAAGGTATTTGACCTTACAAATGAAGTCCGCGGCTTTAAAAATGAAGGTTATGAGAATTACCGCCAGAAGTTGCTGAGCCATTATCCGCAGAGAGAGGCTGCAGAGAATTTTAATCACGCTGCCCGCCAGGCGTATATTGCTTTTTCACAGGCTATTGCCGCCGCCGCTTTTGAAGGGGTAGACAGCACGCCAATGGAAGGTTTTGACGAGGCCGCGCTTGATGAAATCCTCAACCTGGGTGAAAAAGGATTAAAGAGCTGTGTGATGCTACCTCTTGGCTATCGCGATCCCGAAAACGACTGGCTGGCCGGTCTGGTAAAGGTGCGCAAGCACAAAGAAGATCTGATCACAGTTATTGACTAA
- a CDS encoding TetR/AcrR family transcriptional regulator: protein MKAVSKSQIKRDALLKATICLVNNNGFHAAPMSKIAKMANVSPATIYLYFKNKQDLANQAYIEVKSSFSNCAFKDYEPSMGVEEGFKKIWMNIATFKLKEVDHALFLSQCDNTPMIDEESRQEGLKHLQPLIALWERGKEEGVVKPLSPFILYAFTVYPISFLLNTELKGWCKVDKPALERAYSAAWDAIKL, encoded by the coding sequence ATGAAAGCAGTTTCTAAAAGTCAGATAAAGCGCGATGCTTTGCTAAAAGCAACCATTTGCCTGGTAAACAATAACGGTTTCCACGCAGCTCCCATGTCTAAAATTGCCAAAATGGCCAATGTTTCCCCGGCCACCATTTACCTGTATTTTAAGAATAAGCAGGATTTGGCGAATCAGGCATATATTGAGGTGAAAAGTTCTTTCAGCAATTGCGCTTTTAAAGATTATGAACCCAGCATGGGGGTAGAAGAGGGCTTTAAAAAGATATGGATGAACATTGCCACTTTTAAACTAAAGGAGGTTGATCATGCCCTGTTCCTTTCACAGTGCGATAATACGCCCATGATAGATGAAGAGAGCAGGCAGGAAGGCCTTAAGCACCTGCAACCGCTTATTGCCCTGTGGGAGCGCGGCAAAGAAGAAGGCGTTGTGAAACCTTTATCGCCTTTTATTCTATATGCTTTTACCGTTTATCCCATCAGCTTTCTGCTTAACACCGAGTTAAAAGGCTGGTGCAAAGTAGATAAACCGGCGCTTGAAAGAGCATATTCCGCAGCCTGGGACGCTATTAAACTTTAA
- a CDS encoding cytochrome P450, with product MESTPGILYKGYNYFHEQFQKQETDLLKVRLFLKKALVMRGEEAAEIFYDDSRFSREGATPKRFKKTLLGKGGVQGLDGDEHVHRKRMFMQEMNPDSLARLEEFFEAHLQKAISSWEKQPEITFFDEIEEVLFRAACDWVGVPVKEDEVEQRKNELSELIDGAGRVGPGHYKARRARKSSEKWIMKLVRQKRKQKINASGSSILSRFSFHRNLQNKLLDRRIVAVEILNLLRPIVAISRYITFSALALHENPQYRERLRKDTSKLDLYFVQEVRRFYPFFPFVPAKVNKEFEWKGVKFPKGRRVLLDLYATQHHEKIWSNPNVFYAERFSTWNGSAFNFIPQGGGDHVHNHRCAGEWITIKLTRIALNNLVEKMSYHIPEQDLKIELSNIPAIPKSRLKMTNIERTLSGIQVL from the coding sequence ATGGAGAGCACTCCCGGAATTCTTTATAAAGGCTACAATTACTTTCACGAACAATTTCAGAAACAGGAAACCGACCTGCTGAAGGTTAGGCTGTTCCTCAAAAAGGCCCTTGTAATGCGAGGGGAAGAAGCGGCAGAGATCTTTTATGACGACAGTCGTTTCTCCCGGGAAGGCGCCACTCCAAAACGCTTTAAAAAGACCCTGCTGGGCAAGGGCGGAGTACAGGGACTGGACGGTGATGAGCATGTGCATAGAAAAAGGATGTTTATGCAGGAGATGAACCCGGATTCTTTGGCACGGCTCGAAGAATTTTTTGAAGCCCACCTGCAAAAAGCCATAAGCTCCTGGGAAAAGCAGCCCGAAATTACCTTTTTTGACGAGATAGAAGAAGTGCTATTTCGCGCAGCCTGCGACTGGGTGGGAGTTCCGGTTAAAGAAGACGAAGTAGAGCAGCGTAAAAATGAGCTTTCAGAATTAATAGATGGGGCAGGCCGTGTGGGCCCAGGTCATTACAAAGCCCGAAGAGCCCGAAAAAGCTCTGAGAAATGGATCATGAAACTGGTAAGGCAGAAAAGAAAACAGAAAATAAATGCTTCCGGCAGCTCAATTTTGTCGCGCTTCTCCTTTCATAGGAACCTACAAAACAAACTTCTCGACAGGAGAATTGTGGCTGTAGAGATCCTCAACCTGCTTCGCCCCATTGTGGCCATTTCCCGCTACATCACCTTTTCTGCACTTGCACTGCACGAAAATCCACAGTACCGCGAGCGGCTTAGAAAAGACACCAGTAAACTCGACCTGTATTTTGTTCAGGAAGTGCGCAGGTTTTACCCTTTTTTCCCTTTTGTTCCTGCTAAGGTGAACAAAGAATTTGAATGGAAAGGGGTGAAATTCCCAAAAGGCCGGCGGGTATTGCTGGATCTTTACGCCACACAACACCACGAGAAAATATGGAGCAACCCCAATGTTTTTTATGCCGAAAGATTTTCAACCTGGAATGGCAGTGCCTTTAATTTTATTCCGCAGGGAGGAGGAGATCACGTTCACAACCACAGGTGCGCAGGCGAATGGATCACCATTAAGCTTACAAGGATCGCCCTCAATAACCTGGTTGAGAAGATGAGTTACCATATCCCGGAACAAGACCTGAAAATAGAGCTTTCAAACATCCCCGCCATTCCTAAAAGCAGGTTAAAAATGACCAACATTGAACGGACACTTAGCGGAATTCAGGTGCTGTAG